The uncultured Desulfatiglans sp. DNA window CACACTCATCCTGTTTTGAATGATAAAGCCGATCAGATTGGTCAGTTCGCCCGTAGATTTTCCGCCGATCACCTCTCCGCCCAGAACGATTCCCGATTCCTTTGCCACGATCAGCTTTACGGTTTGCTTCTGCGTGCCAGGCAAAGTTCCCGGGTGCTGATCCGTTCCCTGAAAGGTGCCGGTCAGGATGTCGAACTCGCGTTCGGTCGCCAGGTTTTCAGTGACGCCGGCCGCGCCGAATGCCAGGTCTCCGATGGCGGTGCAGAAGATGGAGATGGTCCCACCGAACAGCCTGACCGTCGAGAGCTTGTATAGACTCATGGCAGCAATACGCGCTTCGGCGCAGGAAGTGGAGGCGAGCATCGTGGGTTTGGGGGACCGTGTGATAAAGCTGCTTTTTGCGGCACAGTCTCCGACTGCGAAGATATCCGGATGCTCTGTCTTCATGTACTCGTTGACCTGAATGAACCCCATCTTATTCGTGGGGAGCCCCGCCTTTTCCGCAAGCGCGGAATTGGGACGATATCCGACCGACAGGATGACCGCTTCGGCCGGCAGCTTTTCGCCGTTTTCGAGGGTTACTCCGACTGCTTTGTTCTTTTCTCCGTTGATTTCCCGAACGCTGACCCCCGTTTTCAGACGGATGCCTCTGCTTCGGAGCTCTTTCTCGAGCTCTAAAGCCAGTTCATCATCAAATGCCATGCTCAGCACGTGGGGCATCATTTCGACGACAGTGACCTTCTTGCCCGATTTGTTGAGTTCATCAGCCATTTCGATGCCGATGAAACCGCCGCCGACAATGATTACGTTTTCAACCTCGCTCAGGCTGGCTTTAAAGTGATCCAGGTAGATTTTGTCCTTCGGAATCGTGGAAACGTTTTCCAATTCCGCTCCTTTCAGCCATTTAGGCCTTATAGGGGTGGATCCCGTAGCCAGAATGAGCTTTTCGAACCTGATGTCCGCATTTCCTTTGATCTTGCAGACCTTTTCCTCCGTGTCGATGGAATCGACCTCTACTATTTTCAACGCGATTCCCGCATTGAGAAGGATGGAGTCGGGTATCTGATCCTGATCACTGGACTCCAGCGTTCCGAAAATGTATGGCATCCCGCAAGGAACCAACACATTTTCCTCTTTTCTGACCAAGGTTACTTTTTTCTCCGGATGAAATGATTTGGCTGTTGTCGCTGCAACAATACCGGCCGCACTGCCTCCAATGATCAACACATCTGTTTGGTCCAATTTTCAAACGCTCCCTGTCCCTGCGAATAAACGCTATAAAAGGTTGATGATGTCTGATCGATGGCCGTCTGCTTGCACGGGCAACGAACCATCGCCGCCTCTGTTCCGCATCCCCTTGGAATTCACTGTAATCCTCAGCTTCTGAATGAGAGGATTGCCTTTCCCATCGTTCGAGGATCGATGCGCTTGAGCTCTTACCAGACTATCAAGTTTCGTGCCGTAGAGGTGGAAAAGAGGCCGCTGGAAATCAGGAATCGCTTCCGATGCCCAATTCCTACCCGATGCCGTCAGGTGGCTGCTTTCATTCCGAGATGCTTTTTCAATAGTTATTTTTGAAATTTAGGCGAAATATTCCCGCCGTGGGGTGAATAATGGCATGTAAGAAGGCTTGTCTTCCCGTCAACAGTATCAAGAAAAAATGGGCATGGAATGGATTTCCGACCAGCTATGTAACGTTACATATGTCTCTGTAACGTTACATAGCTGGTCTTGTAACGCTCCTGGTCGGTCCTCTCGATAGAACGGGACGTCTGAGGTTAGCGTCCATCCGGAAATGATTTCGCGGTAGGACTAAGTTTCCAATCCGGAAATGAGGATTTTTGGCCAATATCAAGGAAATCAAGCGTTTGTGCGGAGGCGACCTGCAGGTCGCCGCACAAGCAAACGTGCAGATTGACGCCGAGATTGGCCAAAAAGACCATTTCCGGATGGAAACGAGGTTAGCGTCGGGGGACTGAGGAGGGAAAAAAGTTTCCCAGCCTGTTAGGCTTCCGCCTGGGGCGCTTCGGCGGATGCCCGCGATTCACGACGGTTAAGCTGCTGGAGCGGGCGAAGAAGGAAGGAGAGGTGGGAACGTGGGAAATGGGTTGCGGGCAACCGGTGAAACAGGTTAGTATTTATAAACATGATCTGCTAGTATCTTGTGATTTCAATAGATTAAACAGTGTCGACCCTCTTTACCGGCAGATGTCGGAATGCAAGGGTCCAGTATAATGGGATCCTTCAATAGGCAATCTTTTTGGGGAAAGGAGTGTTGCAATGCAAAGGGTGGAGAAGACGATCGGAAGTCTTTTCAGGGAAGTCGCATCCGCATATTCCTCGAGAGAGGCCTTGATCCATGTCTCTTCCGGCCTTCGCTACAACTATGGGCTGTTGGACTGGGAAGCGGATCGTGCTGCGAAGGGGTTGATCCGGCTGGGCATACAGCCGGGAGACCGGGTTGCGCTCTGGGCCCCCAATGTGGCCGAGTGGATAGTAGCCATGCTGGCGCTGGCGCGGATGGGCGCGCTGATGGTGCCGATCGATCCCGAGGCCGAGCCGGCCGATGTGCAATACATCCTGAGTCAATCCGAGGCGCGCGCCCTCATTGCCTGCAAGGAAGCCGACCTGGAGGATTACATCGATATGATGCTGGAGATGCGCGACAGCGTGCCTTCTCTGGAACATATCATCCTGATCGCAGACGAATCCTTTCCCGAGACCGAGCTGTGGACGGAGGTCCTCGCGGGAGGCGAGGATGTCCCGCCGGAGGTCCTTTTGGATATATCGTTTGGTCAGCAGCCGAGCGATCCGGTGGCCGTCATGTACACCTCCGGGACGACCGGGTCTCCGAAAGGAGTGGTTTTGGATCATGCGGGTTTGATCAACAAGTCCTTTCACAGCACCGCTCGTCAGGGGATTACGGCAGAGGACCGTCTTTGTCTCTATTTCCCCTTGTTTCACATGTTCGGGAACACCTGCATGGCGCTTGCCGGATTGATCAGAGGGGCCTGCATCGTGATGCCCTGTC harbors:
- a CDS encoding FAD-dependent pyridine nucleotide-disulphide oxidoreductase, whose product is MDQTDVLIIGGSAAGIVAATTAKSFHPEKKVTLVRKEENVLVPCGMPYIFGTLESSDQDQIPDSILLNAGIALKIVEVDSIDTEEKVCKIKGNADIRFEKLILATGSTPIRPKWLKGAELENVSTIPKDKIYLDHFKASLSEVENVIIVGGGFIGIEMADELNKSGKKVTVVEMMPHVLSMAFDDELALELEKELRSRGIRLKTGVSVREINGEKNKAVGVTLENGEKLPAEAVILSVGYRPNSALAEKAGLPTNKMGFIQVNEYMKTEHPDIFAVGDCAAKSSFITRSPKPTMLASTSCAEARIAAMSLYKLSTVRLFGGTISIFCTAIGDLAFGAAGVTENLATEREFDILTGTFQGTDQHPGTLPGTQKQTVKLIVAKESGIVLGGEVIGGKSTGELTNLIGFIIQNRMSVDALLTAQIGTHPLLTGPPIAYPLIKAAELVARQQRLS
- a CDS encoding hypothetical protein (Evidence 5 : Unknown function), translated to MVFLANLGVNLHVCLCGDLQVASAQTLDFLDIGQKSSFPDWKLSPTAKSFPDGR
- a CDS encoding hypothetical protein (Evidence 5 : Unknown function) encodes the protein MGTWEMGCGQPVKQVSIYKHDLLVSCDFNRLNSVDPLYRQMSECKGPV